The Dysgonomonadaceae bacterium PH5-43 genome contains the following window.
ACCCTGAAAAATTCTTTTCTTACAATTATCTTTGATACTTAAAAAACATATTGTAATTTTGCATGATAAGGTTCTAAAAAGACTACTTGATGAAAATAAAAGAATCAGGCTCTTTAGGAGCATCATACAATGCGTTAGCACAAGGAACAGTCATAATCGGAAACATAAAAGCTACCGACGACTTACGTATCGACGGGAAAATTGAAGGCGTAATAGAATGTTCGGGAAGAGTTGTTATTGGCTCTAATGCCGAAATAAAAGGCGATATCCACTGCACCTCCATCGACTTATTAGGAACTGTGAATGGAAATTTGTTCGCAAAAGAAACCTTCACAATGCGCACCTCTGG
Protein-coding sequences here:
- a CDS encoding cytoskeletal protein CcmA (bactofilin family) (product_source=COG1664; cog=COG1664; pfam=PF04519; superfamily=51161), which gives rise to MKIKESGSLGASYNALAQGTVIIGNIKATDDLRIDGKIEGVIECSGRVVIGSNAEIKGDIHCTSIDLLGTVNGNLFAKETFTMRTSGTFTGEATIGGLEIEPGATFNGICKMQ